In Desulfobacterales bacterium, the genomic stretch CCGGCTATGGCCGAGCAGAAATATTTCCGTGCCCGGCCAGGTCTCGGCCACGGTATGCACCACCTGGTCCAGTTCCTTGAGCGCCGGACCGGCCGGCCCCAGGGGGTCCTGCTGACTCCAGGAGGCCAGTGAAAAACCCTCTTCCCGCAGCCGATCGCCCAGGCCGGTCAACTCCGGGTCCGGAGTGCCGGTGGAGAACAGCCGCTGTTCATCCTCGGCCGGCGGACCGGCGAGAAACATGGTCAACGGTCCCAGTCCGCCCAGGGCCTGGCATTGGGCCGCATCCCGCCAGAAATGCCGGTTCATGCCCAGGCCGTGGATCAGGATCACGGCCGGCATCCCGGCCCGGCCCGGTATCAGGTTCAGGTCAAGTTCCATCAACTTCCTTTTGCCCTTCTTTTATGTTCATGTCCAGTTACAAATCAGCAATACCGCACCACGCACTCCGGACCGCTGGCCATTGTAACCCGTTACCGCGCCGATGCCCGGGATCACTTACAGCAGAGGTCGCGCCAGCCAGGAGGCAGTTCGGCCGGGTCCAGCCCCAGGAGTTGCACAAACCCGTGCAGCTCAACGGCTGAACAGTTGATGCACGGTTTGCGCCGGCCCGAGGTCACGTCGCGGTGTTCCCGGCCCAGAAAGGAGGCAAGGGCCCGGGCGGTATCGGCCCGGAGATCCGCGGGCAGCATCAGCTGGTGCCGAGTCAGAAAGGTCCTGAGCCGCTGCCAGTTGGCCAGGCAGCGGGCCAGGCCCCGGTAGATCGACTTGTCGCGGTTGTCCGGCTCCAGGTCCCGGTGGATGATTTCGCAATACCGGGCAATAACCGCCTGCTTGAGCGGTTCAAGGTCAATCTCGGTCAGGGTCAGGCCCGGCCCCTCCGGGTCATGGCAGAGATAGTAGAGGCTGCCGTGAAAGGCGATCTCCGGGATCTCGCCGCCGTGGCGGATGATCAGGGTCTCCTCTTCGAGAAGCGCGGCCAGGTCGAAATCAGAGGGGCTGGTACTCATTTGGAGTCTGGATCGCGGTGGCTCGACCGGTCGGGGTCCAGGCCGAAGAGCATGCGCACCGTATCGATCCTGGTCCGTTTGTCCGCCACCGGCCCCTCCTGCTTGAGATACTGGATCGGGTGGTGGAGCATCTTGTTGACCAGGGAGTTGGCCAGGACCTCCACTGCCTTGCGTTGCCTGTCCGACAGGTTGCCGAGATTGGCCATGGTCTTGGCCAGCTCCGCGTCCCGGAGTTTTTCGACCTTGGCGCGCAGGTCGATAATGGTGGGGTTGATCTCGATGCTGCCCAGCCAGAGGGTGAACTTCAACGTCTCCTCGGTAACGATCCGCTCGGCCCGCACCGCCTCCCGGTCCCGTTCCGACCTGTTGATCTCCACCACGTTCTGGAGATCGTCGATCCCGTAGAGATAGACATTGTCCAGGTCGTTCAGCCTGGGATCAAGGTCCCGGGGCACGGCGATATCGATCAGGAACAGGGGGCTGTTGCGCCGCTTACGCATCATCGGCTTGACCTGGTCCTTCATCAGGATCAGACCGGGCGCGCCAGTGGAGCTGATCAGGATGTCGACCCGGGCCAGTTCCTCCACCAACTCGTCAAAGGCCACGGCCGAGCCGTTGAAGGAGCGGGCCATCTTCACTGCCCGCGCAAAGGTGCGGTTGGCCACGATCACCTCGTCGACCCCCTGGCTGGCCAGGTGCTGGGCCGCCAGTTCCGCCATCTCGCCGGCCCCGACCAGGAGTACTTTCCTGTGCTTCAGGTTACCGAAAATCTTTTTGGCCAGTTCCACGGCCGCGTAACTGATGGAAACCGCGCTGGAGCCGATCCCGGTCTCGGTACGGATCCGCTTGGCCACGGAAAAGGCCTTGTGCATCAACCGGTTCAGGACCAGGCCGGTACATTTCTGCTCAGTGGCGTTGCGGTAGGCATCCTTGAGCTGGCCCAGGATCTGGGGCTCGCCCATCACCATTGAGTCCAGCCCGGCCCCCACCCGGAACATATGACTCAGGGCGGCCTCGCCCTGGTGGAGATAGACGTATTTACCCGCCTCCTGGTAGGACATCCGGCCGGCAAAGAGAAACTCGCGGATCCTGCGCTCGGTTTTCCCGCCCTGGGAGGAGACAAAGATCACCTCGACCCGGTTACAGGTGGAGAGGAAACAGAACTCCTCGCAGCCCGGGATCACCTTGAGTTCCCGGTAGGGGAGGCCCGGATCGCCGGTAAAGGCCAGGCGCTCGCGAATCTCCACCGGGGCGGTCTTATGGTTGACCCCGAGAATGTAGATTCGGTCAACCGACATAGGCGTGTACCCCCCCCATAAAACAGGTCACCCCCCACAGGGTGAACAGGGCGGCGGAAAAGCCGATAATCGCCATGATCGCGGCCCTCCGGCCGCGCCAGCCCACAGTGAACCGCTGATGGAGCAGGGCCGCATAGAGAAACCAGGTAATCAACGACCAGGTCTCCTTGGGGTCCCACTGCCAGTAGGCGCCCCAGGCCTGCTTGGCCCAGATCGAACCGGTAATGATCCCCAGGGTGAGCAGCGGGAAACCCACGGCCAGGCAATGCTGGTTCAGGGCGTCCAGGGCCTCCAGGGAAGGCAGACGGCTGTAAAACAGGCCGAACCGTTTCTTTTTCAGTTCCCGTTCCTGGAGCAGATACATCAGGCCGCCGCAAAAGGCCAGGGCCAGGAATGCGTTGGCCATGATCGCGACGCTGGCGTGGAAGGGCAGCCAGCCGCTCCTTAAGGCCGGCGGCAACGGCACGATCTCCCGCGAGGAAAAGGCGGCGATCAGCATCAGAACCGTAATCAACGGGCTGACAAAGGTGCCGAAGTTACGGACGTTGTAGCGCCAGTGAAACGAAAGATAGCCCCAGGTCAGGGACCAGGCGAAAAAAGAGACGGTCTCGTGGTGGCTGGTGAGCGGGGTATGGCCGGCCTCAATATAGCGGGCCGCCAGATAGACGGTATGGAGGACCCCGGCGCTGACCAGGATTGCCCGGGCAATGGCGCGGATCTCCTTGCGCTGGGAATAAAAATAAACCGCATAGGCCGCGGTGGAAAGGATATAAACAAACAGCGTAACCTGAAAGAGAAGATAGCTCATTGATCCGATCTCCCTTCATCCTGTTTCCGGACAGTCGTCAACCCCCGGAGCTTTTCAATACCCGCAACATCGATCCCGGCCTCCTGGAGCAGGGCGCGGACATGGGCCTCAAGCCGGTCCCAGTCATTGGCGCGAATCCAGGCCAGAACCTCTTGCCCGACCATCCGCGAAAACAGTTTTTCGTTATCCTGCTGGGAACGGCCCGCGGCCAGAACCGCCGGCCGCAGCTCCCCGAGAATCTCCACCAGCAGTCCATATTCGTCGCCAAGGTATTTTTCAAGTTCCAGGCGCAGGGCCCGGGCCAGGGCCGGACTCTTGCCGCCGGTGGAGATGGAAACACTCAGGTCGCCCCGGCGCACCGTGGCTGGCAGGATGAAATTACAGTAGCGCGGCACATCAGCCACATTA encodes the following:
- the hemA gene encoding glutamyl-tRNA reductase translates to MSVDRIYILGVNHKTAPVEIRERLAFTGDPGLPYRELKVIPGCEEFCFLSTCNRVEVIFVSSQGGKTERRIREFLFAGRMSYQEAGKYVYLHQGEAALSHMFRVGAGLDSMVMGEPQILGQLKDAYRNATEQKCTGLVLNRLMHKAFSVAKRIRTETGIGSSAVSISYAAVELAKKIFGNLKHRKVLLVGAGEMAELAAQHLASQGVDEVIVANRTFARAVKMARSFNGSAVAFDELVEELARVDILISSTGAPGLILMKDQVKPMMRKRRNSPLFLIDIAVPRDLDPRLNDLDNVYLYGIDDLQNVVEINRSERDREAVRAERIVTEETLKFTLWLGSIEINPTIIDLRAKVEKLRDAELAKTMANLGNLSDRQRKAVEVLANSLVNKMLHHPIQYLKQEGPVADKRTRIDTVRMLFGLDPDRSSHRDPDSK
- the ccsB gene encoding c-type cytochrome biogenesis protein CcsB; translation: MSYLLFQVTLFVYILSTAAYAVYFYSQRKEIRAIARAILVSAGVLHTVYLAARYIEAGHTPLTSHHETVSFFAWSLTWGYLSFHWRYNVRNFGTFVSPLITVLMLIAAFSSREIVPLPPALRSGWLPFHASVAIMANAFLALAFCGGLMYLLQERELKKKRFGLFYSRLPSLEALDALNQHCLAVGFPLLTLGIITGSIWAKQAWGAYWQWDPKETWSLITWFLYAALLHQRFTVGWRGRRAAIMAIIGFSAALFTLWGVTCFMGGVHAYVG
- a CDS encoding bifunctional precorrin-2 dehydrogenase/sirohydrochlorin ferrochelatase, which encodes MKYYPVSLDLEGRRCLVIGGGRVAARKIRGIIACGARVTVVSPGLTPELAAMAAAGDLVWRQRSYGEGDLAGFFLVIAATDDQQVQEQVHEEAGRLGVLLNVADVPRYCNFILPATVRRGDLSVSISTGGKSPALARALRLELEKYLGDEYGLLVEILGELRPAVLAAGRSQQDNEKLFSRMVGQEVLAWIRANDWDRLEAHVRALLQEAGIDVAGIEKLRGLTTVRKQDEGRSDQ